One genomic region from Rubinisphaera margarita encodes:
- the rplL gene encoding 50S ribosomal protein L7/L12, giving the protein MATAEATTEFDDATKSLGDQIVGLTLLQAKQLGDYLKEVHGIEPAGGGVMMAAPAAGGDDGPAAAVEQTEFDVILTGFGDQKIGVIKAVRAITGLGLKEAKELVEGAPKPLKEAVSKEDAEKVKADIEAAGGTAEIK; this is encoded by the coding sequence ATGGCGACAGCCGAAGCGACAACTGAATTTGACGATGCAACCAAGAGCCTGGGCGACCAGATCGTTGGACTGACACTGCTCCAGGCGAAGCAGCTTGGCGATTACCTGAAGGAAGTCCACGGCATCGAGCCGGCTGGCGGCGGCGTGATGATGGCCGCTCCGGCTGCTGGTGGCGACGACGGCCCGGCTGCAGCAGTTGAGCAGACCGAGTTCGACGTTATCCTGACCGGTTTCGGCGATCAGAAGATCGGCGTCATCAAGGCCGTCCGTGCCATCACGGGACTGGGCCTGAAGGAAGCCAAGGAACTGGTCGAAGGCGCTCCGAAGCCGCTCAAAGAAGCTGTTTCGAAGGAAGACGCCGAAAAGGTCAAGGCCGACATCGAAGCTGCCGGTGGTACCGCCGAGATCAAGTAA